Proteins co-encoded in one Ananas comosus cultivar F153 linkage group 15, ASM154086v1, whole genome shotgun sequence genomic window:
- the LOC109721803 gene encoding uncharacterized protein LOC109721803 has translation MDFECGDAGAWRAALGAYAARVETLAGAAASKRELLPLDSFYRGDLPLLLRRRGPKPFLSKSELLRVVQWKLSRGQWRPRLMGYAEALGEAEVEAASRAAFAAIPDLARAVSELTALKGVGPATASAILAAFAPEIAPFMSDEAMMVAMGNKEYTLKHYLAFAEKLQKKAKELSVDGESFTPTDIERALWSSVVGSKALSSSEKDVPKADAKRSSKRKRKP, from the exons ATGGATTTCGAATGCGGCGACGCGGGCGCGTGGAGAGCGGCGCTCGGCGCGTACGCGGCGCGCGTGGAGaccctcgccggcgccgccgcgtcCAAGCGCGAGCTCCTTCCCCTCGACTCCTTCTACCGCGGcgacctccccctcctcctccgccgccgcggcccaaAACCCTTCCTCTCCAAATCCGAGCTCCTCCGCGTCGTCCAATGGAAGCTCTCGCGCGGCCAATGGAG GCCCCGGCTCATGGGCTACGCGGAGGCGCTCGGAGAGGCCGAGGTCGAGGCCGCGTCGCGCGCGGCGTTCGCGGCGATCCCGGACCTCGCCCGCGCCGTGTCCGAGCTCACGGCGCTCAAGGGGGTCGGCCCCGCCACCGCCTCGGCGATCCTCGCCGCGTTCGCCCCAGAAATCGCCCCGTTCATGTCCGACGAG GCTATGATGGTTGCTATGGGGAACAAGGAGTATACGCTCAAGCACTATCTTGCGTTCGCGGAGAAGCTACAAAAAAAGGCTAAG GAATTAAGCGTCGACGGGGAGAGTTTCACCCCGACAGATATTGAGAGGGCCCTGTGGAGCTCTGTTGTGGGCTCAAAAGCGCTCAGTTCTTCCGAGAAGGATGTTCCAAAAGCCGATGCCAAGAGAAgcagcaaaagaaaaagaaagccttGA